One Vicugna pacos chromosome 12, VicPac4, whole genome shotgun sequence genomic window carries:
- the LOC102533318 gene encoding keratin, type II cytoskeletal 71, with translation MSRQFTCKSGAAAKGGFSGCSAVLSGGSSSSYRVGGKGLSGGFGSRSLYNLGGVRSITLNLASGSGKSGGYGFGRGRASGFAGSMFGSVALGPVCPTVCPPGGIHQVTVNESLLAPLNVELDPEIQKVRAQEREQIKALNNKFASFIDKVRFLEQQNQVLETKWELLQQLDLNNCKNNLEPILESYIGNLRKQLEVLSGDRVRLDSELRNVRDVVEDYKKRYEEEINRRTAAENEFVLLKKDVDAAYANKVELQAKVDSMDQEIKFFKCLYEAEIAQIQSHISDMSVILSMDNNRDLNLDSIIDEVRAQYEEIALKSKAEAEALYQTKFQELQLAAGRHGDDLKNTKNEISELTRLIQRIRSEIENVKKQASNLETAIADAEQRGDNALKDARAKLDELEAALHQGKEELARMLREYQELMSLKLALDMEIATYRKLLESEECRMSGEFPSPVSISIISSTSGSAGYGYRPSSVSGGYVANSSSCISGVCSVRGGEGRSRSSTSDSKDALGKGSSLSAPSKKASR, from the exons ATGAGCCGCCAATTCACCTGCAAGTCGGGAGCTGCTGCCAAGGGGGGCTTCAGTGGCTGCTCGGCTGTGCTCTCGGGGGGCAGCTCGTCCTCCTACAGGGTAGGGGGCAAAGGGCTCAGCGGGGGCTTCGGAAGCCGGAGCCTGTACAACCTGGGCGGCGTCCGGAGCATCACCCTCAACCTGGCCAGCGGCAGCGGGAAGAGCGGAGGGTATGGATTtggccggggccgggccagcgGCTTTGCTGGCAGCATGTTTGGCAGTGTGGCCCTGGGACCTGTGTGCCCGACTGTGTGCCCGCCTGGAGGCATCCACCAGGTCACCGTCAACGAGAGCCTCCTGGCCCCGCTCAACGTGGAGCTGGACCCCGAGATCCAGAAAGTGCGGGCGCAGGAGCGGGAGCAGATCAAGGCTCTGAACAACAAGTTCGCCTCCTTCATCGATAAG GTGCGGTTCCTGGAGCAGCAGAACCAGGTGCTGGAGACCAAGTGGGAGCTGCTGCAGCAGCTGGACCTGAACAACTGCAAGAACAACCTGGAGCCCATCCTCGAGAGCTACATTGGCAACCTGCGGAAGCAGCTGGAGGTGCTGTCCGGGGACAGGGTGAGGCTGGACTCGGAGCTGAGGAACGTGCGGGACGTGGTGGAGGACTACAAGAAGAG GTACGAGGAAGAAATCAACAGGCGGACGGCTGCAGAGAACGAGTTTGTGCTGCTCAAGaag GATGTGGATGCGGCTTATGCCAATAAGGTGGAGCTGCAGGCCAAGGTGGACTCCATGGACCAGGAGATCAAGTTCTTCAAGTGTCTCTATGAAGCC GAGATCGCTCAGATCCAGTCCCACATCAGCGACATGTCTGTCATCCTGTCCATGGACAACAACCGGGACCTGAACCTGGACAGCATCATTGATGAGGTCCGTGCCCAGTATGAGGAAATCGCCCTCAAGAGCAAGGCCGAGGCCGAGGCGCTGTACCAGACCAAG TTCCAGGAGCTGCAGCTGGCGGCTGGCCGGCATGGGGATGACCTCAAAAACACCAAGAACGAGATCTCGGAGCTCACTCGGCTCATCCAGAGGATCCGCTCAGAGATTGAGAATGTGAAGAAGCAG GCTTCCAATCTGGAGACGGCCATTGCTGATGCCGAGCAGCGGGGGGACAATGCCCTGAAGGACGCCCGGGCCAAGCTGGATGAGCTGGAGGCTGCCCTGCACCAGGGCAAGGAGGAGCTGGCTCGGATGCTGCGCGAGTACCAGGAGCTCATGAGCCTGAAGCTGGCCCTGGACATGGAGATCGCCACCTACCGCAAGCTGCTGGAGAGCGAGGAGTGCCG GATGTCAGGAGAATTTCCCTCCCCCGTCAGCATCT CCATCATCAGCAGCACCAGCGGCAGCGCTGGCTATGGCTACCGGCCCAGCTCGGTCAGCGGAGGCTACGTGGCCAACAGCAGCAGCTGCATCTCCGGAGTGTGCAGTGTCCGCGGTGGGGAGGGCCGGAGCCGGAGCAGCACCAGCGACTCCAAGGATGCCCTGGGGAAGGGCTCCAGCCTGAGCGCCCCCTCCAAGAAGGCCAGTCGGTAG